From a region of the Eublepharis macularius isolate TG4126 chromosome 7, MPM_Emac_v1.0, whole genome shotgun sequence genome:
- the FOXF2 gene encoding forkhead box protein F2 translates to MSSEIGAPVPRSPALMSQPPPPPAPPALETSSSSSNSSAASSSAPSKGKKASSGLRRPEKPPYSYIALIVMAIQSSPSKRLTLSEIYQFLQARFPFFRGAYQGWKNSVRHNLSLNECFIKLPKGLGRPGKGHYWTIDPASEFMFEEGSFRRRPRGFRRKCQALKPTMYRMMNGLGFLPQGFDFQAPPAAPLGCHPNGYSPLDVMQAGAYEAHHVPHMSPSPGSTYMASCPVPANGADYGPDSSSSPVPSSPAMASAIECHSPYGSPAGHWASSGASPYLKQQSLPPPPPTPAAPSGLHSGVASYSLEQSYLHQNGREDLSVGLPRYQHHPSPVCDRKDFVLNFNGISSFHPSAGGSYYHHHHHQSVCQDIKPCVM, encoded by the exons ATGAGCTCCGAGATCGGGGCCCCGGTGCCTCGCAGCCCGGCCTTGATGagccagccgccgccgccgcccgcgccgCCAGCCCTGGAGacgtccagcagcagcagcaacagcagcgcCGCCTCCTCGTCCGCGCCGTCCAAAGGCAAGAAGGCCAGCTCGGGGCTGCGGCGGCCGGAGAAGCCGCCCTACTCCTACATCGCGCTGATCGTGATGGCCATCCAGAGCTCGCCGTCCAAGCGGCTGACGCTGAGCGAGATCTACCAGTTCCTGCAGGCGCGCTTCCCCTTCTTCCGCGGCGCCTACCAGGGCTGGAAGAACTCGGTGCGCCACAACCTCTCGCTCAACGAGTGCTTCATCAAGCTGCCCAAGGGCCTGGGCCGGCCGGGCAAGGGCCACTACTGGACCATCGACCCGGCCAGCGAGTTCATGTTCGAGGAGGGCTCCTTCCGACGGCGCCCGCGCGGCTTCCGAAGGAAATGCCAGGCGCTCAAGCCCACCATGTACCGCATGATGaacggcctgggcttcctgccgcagGGCTTCGACTTCCAGgcgccccccgccgcccccctGGGCTGCCACCCCAACGGCTACAGCCCCCTGGACGTCATGCAGGCTGGCGCCTACGAAGCCCACCACGTCCCGCACATGTCGCCCAGCCCGGGCTCCACCTACATGGCCAGCTGCCCCGTCCCCGCCAACGGCGCCGACTACGGGCCcgacagcagcagcagtcccgTGCCCTCCTCGCCAGCCATGGCCAGCGCCATCGAGTGCCACTCGCCCTACGGCAGCCCCGCGGGACACTGGGCCTCCTCGGGGGCCTCGCCCTATCTCAAGCAGCAgagcctgccgccgccgccgcccaccCCCGCCGCCCCCTCCGGCCTCCACTCCGGAGTGGCCTCCTATTCGCTGGAGCAAAGCTATCTGCACCAGAACGGCAGGGAAGACCTTTCAG TGGGGCTGCCTCGCTACCAGCACCACCCCTCTCCGGTGTGCGACAGGAAGGACTTCGTCCTCAACTTCAACGGCATCTCGTCCTTCCACCCGTCGGCCGGCGGCTCCTactaccaccaccatcaccaccaaagCGTCTGCCAAGACATCAAGCCCTGCGTGATGTGA